The Thiomonas sp. FB-Cd genome includes a window with the following:
- a CDS encoding ABC transporter ATP-binding protein, translated as MSDSQFDAAQGRPGSAGEHLRVDASQQGLPAQPVLRLDALRKSYQVGTPLQTEVLHGISFALARGEFAALVGPSGSGKTTLLNVIGLLDAPSDGELYLQGTPTRMLEDAERTALRGRSIGFVFQFHHLIQAFPVLDNVLMPALVQGARRTEELERQGLALLDAVGLAAHAHKRPNELSGGQQQRVAIARALLTRPPLVLADEPTGNLDTHSADDVFALLRRFNREFGCAVLVVTHDPRLAQRCDRILNLVDGNIVSDQATGQTHV; from the coding sequence ATGTCTGATAGTCAATTCGATGCTGCTCAAGGACGTCCTGGCTCCGCTGGGGAACATTTGCGGGTCGACGCGTCACAGCAAGGATTACCTGCCCAGCCAGTGCTGCGTCTGGACGCTTTGCGCAAGTCCTACCAGGTGGGGACGCCGCTGCAGACTGAGGTTTTGCATGGGATCAGTTTCGCGCTTGCGCGCGGCGAATTCGCGGCGCTGGTGGGGCCATCGGGTTCGGGGAAAACCACGCTGCTCAACGTCATCGGCCTGCTCGACGCGCCCTCCGATGGGGAACTGTATCTGCAGGGAACTCCCACGCGCATGCTCGAGGACGCCGAGCGCACTGCATTGCGTGGGCGATCCATCGGCTTCGTGTTTCAGTTCCACCATCTGATCCAGGCTTTTCCTGTGCTGGACAATGTATTGATGCCTGCGCTGGTGCAAGGCGCACGCCGCACCGAGGAACTTGAACGGCAGGGGTTGGCCCTGCTCGATGCCGTCGGCTTGGCTGCGCACGCCCACAAACGGCCAAACGAGCTCTCGGGTGGGCAGCAGCAGCGCGTCGCGATTGCACGCGCCCTCCTGACCCGCCCGCCCCTTGTGCTGGCGGATGAGCCCACGGGCAATCTCGATACGCACAGCGCCGACGACGTCTTTGCCTTGTTGCGCCGATTCAACCGCGAGTTCGGGTGCGCCGTACTTGTCGTCACCCACGATCCTCGCCTTGCTCAGCGCTGTGACCGGATCCTGAACCTGGTCGACGGCAATATCGTTTCGGATCAGGCAACCGGGCAAACGCATGTGTAA
- a CDS encoding ABC transporter permease has protein sequence MGLTWRIAYNFLRDGRAQTILIIVGVAVGAAVIVFITALVDGLQGNIVQRTLGTQAHIVVSSPDLQPLVSPVPSGTVDLRAADARPQRLRSVNNWPGVLDVLRHLAGVTAASPIITGPAFAQRGAAVRAVAVIGIVPQQYVRVIPVDKDIVQGRFEVGASQILIGNRLAQDLGLRVGDKLRVQGASGGSQVFDIAGIFSLGVRDLDQRYLYMGLKPAQALLGLPGGVTEIDLTVHDIFDAESIAARISRLTGLKSESWMTTNGQLLNALRSQSLSSGLIRFFVALSVAFGIASVLAVSVVQRTREIGILRAMGATRRRILAVFLLEGAAVGFAGSVLGSAAGVGMVWVFNNYGPTLFYVPVPFALVVESVVLATFAGVVAAALPAMRAARLDPVVAIRYV, from the coding sequence ATGGGACTGACCTGGCGTATCGCCTACAACTTTCTGCGCGACGGACGCGCGCAGACCATCCTGATCATCGTTGGCGTCGCAGTCGGCGCGGCGGTCATCGTGTTCATCACCGCGCTGGTCGACGGGCTGCAAGGCAACATTGTGCAGCGCACCCTGGGCACGCAAGCACACATCGTGGTGAGCAGTCCCGATCTGCAGCCTCTCGTCTCGCCCGTGCCTTCGGGCACAGTGGACCTGCGCGCAGCCGACGCCCGCCCGCAACGCCTGCGCTCGGTCAACAACTGGCCAGGCGTGTTGGACGTGCTGCGGCACCTTGCCGGTGTGACCGCGGCCTCGCCCATCATCACAGGTCCCGCTTTCGCGCAGCGTGGCGCTGCCGTGCGCGCTGTCGCCGTGATTGGCATCGTGCCGCAGCAATATGTGCGGGTCATCCCGGTCGACAAGGACATCGTGCAGGGCCGATTTGAGGTGGGCGCCAGCCAGATTCTCATCGGTAACCGCCTGGCGCAAGATCTCGGCCTGCGCGTGGGCGATAAGCTACGCGTGCAAGGAGCCTCCGGCGGCTCTCAGGTGTTCGATATTGCGGGCATTTTTTCGCTCGGCGTGCGCGACCTCGACCAGCGCTACCTCTACATGGGCCTCAAGCCAGCGCAGGCGCTTCTGGGCCTGCCCGGGGGCGTGACGGAAATCGATCTGACCGTGCATGACATCTTCGATGCGGAGTCCATCGCCGCGCGCATCAGCAGGCTTACCGGTCTGAAGTCCGAAAGCTGGATGACCACCAATGGCCAGTTGCTCAACGCGCTTCGTTCGCAATCCCTCTCCAGCGGCCTCATTCGCTTTTTCGTCGCGTTGTCGGTGGCATTCGGGATCGCCAGCGTTCTGGCCGTGAGTGTGGTGCAGCGTACGCGCGAGATTGGCATCCTGCGAGCCATGGGGGCAACGCGACGGCGCATCCTCGCCGTATTCCTGCTCGAAGGCGCCGCGGTAGGTTTCGCCGGCTCGGTACTCGGTTCAGCAGCTGGGGTTGGCATGGTGTGGGTCTTCAACAATTACGGGCCCACACTGTTCTACGTTCCTGTGCCCTTCGCGCTTGTTGTCGAATCGGTGGTTCTGGCCACGTTTGCCGGTGTGGTCGCGGCAGCGCTTCCGGCCATGCGCGCAGCCCGGCTTGATCCGGTGGTGGCGATTCGCTATGTCTGA
- a CDS encoding efflux RND transporter periplasmic adaptor subunit has translation MPRRFLWMIAAVVVLVLAAVWLVDWWRGPQVVAYRVASRPLVQDVVATGRIITPSRISVASEITGVVIKRLVDRGDEVRPGKVLLELRSDQARAQRDQAQAALQQLIGQTRPQAHETLVSAESVEKLARSEEARARAQVAQGAVSQQALEQAQQALAAAQAQVRSARAAWDADKPGGAAEMQLRAALAAANAVQQRSFIRAEVAGQVLTRNVEVGDTITPGQVLFTLARAGSTQVSLPVDEQNLEHLALGQGAQCLTDAFPNRPFGAELTFIAPAVDTTSGTIELRLTVAKPPSWLRQDMTTSCDITTGQRAAALVVPNDVLRAHRGNNAQVLVLRAGRAQPQDITLGLQGLVASEVTKGLHAGDVVIAERSVQPHQRVRATLQGLPSTAGSGIDTASSPRNEVAGASR, from the coding sequence ATGCCTCGTCGTTTCCTTTGGATGATCGCTGCCGTTGTTGTGCTGGTGCTGGCCGCAGTTTGGCTGGTTGACTGGTGGCGCGGGCCGCAGGTCGTGGCCTACCGGGTGGCGAGCCGTCCGCTGGTGCAGGACGTGGTCGCCACAGGCCGCATCATCACGCCTTCGCGCATCAGCGTGGCAAGTGAGATCACGGGGGTCGTGATCAAGCGCCTGGTCGATCGGGGTGACGAGGTACGCCCCGGCAAGGTCTTGTTGGAACTGCGCAGTGACCAGGCGCGTGCACAGCGCGATCAGGCCCAGGCCGCGCTGCAGCAGTTGATTGGGCAAACGCGACCACAGGCGCACGAGACGCTCGTGAGCGCCGAATCGGTGGAGAAACTCGCGCGCAGCGAAGAGGCGCGCGCCCGTGCGCAGGTCGCGCAGGGCGCGGTTTCGCAGCAGGCACTGGAGCAGGCGCAGCAGGCGCTGGCCGCAGCGCAGGCCCAGGTGCGCAGTGCGCGTGCCGCTTGGGATGCCGACAAACCGGGTGGAGCGGCCGAAATGCAACTGCGCGCCGCACTCGCTGCGGCCAATGCAGTGCAGCAGCGCAGCTTCATACGCGCCGAGGTGGCCGGTCAGGTGCTCACGCGCAACGTGGAGGTCGGCGATACGATCACGCCTGGACAAGTCCTGTTCACCCTGGCGCGCGCTGGCTCCACACAGGTGTCGCTGCCCGTGGATGAACAGAACCTCGAGCACCTGGCGCTTGGCCAGGGCGCGCAATGCCTGACTGACGCTTTTCCCAATCGGCCTTTTGGTGCTGAGCTCACATTCATCGCCCCGGCGGTGGATACCACGAGCGGCACCATCGAGCTGCGACTGACGGTCGCAAAGCCACCCTCCTGGCTGAGGCAGGACATGACCACCTCATGCGACATCACCACCGGCCAGCGCGCAGCAGCGCTGGTCGTGCCGAATGACGTGCTGAGGGCTCATCGCGGCAACAACGCCCAGGTTTTAGTGTTGCGCGCAGGCCGCGCGCAGCCGCAGGACATCACTCTTGGCCTTCAGGGCTTGGTGGCCAGCGAGGTGACCAAAGGTCTGCATGCCGGTGACGTGGTCATCGCCGAGCGCAGCGTGCAGCCACACCAGCGCGTGCGTGCCACGTTGCAGGGGCTGCCCTCCACCGCAGGTTCTGGAATCGATACGGCCAGCAGCCCGCGCAACGAAGTCGCCGGCGCTTCCCGCTAG
- a CDS encoding class II glutamine amidotransferase, with translation MCELFAVNSARPARVRLRFAEFALHGAHVHGGNPDGWGAAYFDGAEAHVLREPVPAVQSAFVRVLEDHDFHSTLVLSHVRRASRGPVALANTQPFSRELAGRRHVFAHNGDLPDIQTRWPLGPGCWKPIGQTDSEHVFCQLLRMLAPLWQREIPSVEARLDVVATFAEGLRPIGPANFLYTDGDVLFAHAHRRRQADGVVRTPGLHLLRRKAARSHVQEAAGMQVRSSHAGDHPLIMLASVPLGDGNWEALAEGEIVALREGRLVARRSGGLA, from the coding sequence ATGTGTGAACTGTTCGCTGTCAATAGTGCCCGCCCAGCGCGGGTTCGACTTCGCTTTGCCGAGTTTGCGCTGCACGGAGCGCATGTCCACGGTGGCAATCCCGACGGATGGGGCGCCGCCTATTTCGATGGTGCCGAGGCCCATGTCTTGCGCGAGCCCGTGCCCGCGGTGCAAAGTGCCTTCGTGCGCGTGCTGGAAGATCACGACTTTCACAGCACGCTTGTGCTCTCGCATGTGCGTCGCGCATCGCGCGGGCCGGTTGCCCTTGCCAACACCCAACCGTTCTCGCGCGAGTTGGCAGGGCGTCGACACGTGTTTGCCCATAACGGCGACCTCCCTGACATCCAGACGCGCTGGCCGCTCGGTCCCGGATGTTGGAAGCCCATCGGGCAGACCGATTCGGAGCACGTGTTTTGTCAGCTTCTGCGCATGCTTGCGCCTCTGTGGCAGAGGGAGATTCCGAGCGTCGAGGCGAGGCTCGATGTCGTGGCGACCTTCGCCGAGGGTTTGCGCCCCATCGGCCCCGCCAATTTTCTCTATACGGACGGTGACGTGCTGTTCGCCCATGCGCACCGCCGTCGCCAGGCCGATGGGGTGGTTCGCACGCCCGGATTGCATCTGCTGCGTCGCAAGGCGGCGCGATCACATGTTCAGGAAGCGGCGGGCATGCAGGTGCGCAGCAGCCACGCCGGCGATCATCCCTTGATCATGCTGGCCAGTGTGCCCCTGGGCGATGGCAACTGGGAGGCCCTTGCCGAAGGCGAAATTGTCGCCCTGCGCGAAGGCAGATTGGTTGCAAGGCGTTCCGGCGGGCTTGCTTGA
- a CDS encoding SIMPL domain-containing protein (The SIMPL domain is named for its presence in mouse protein SIMPL (signalling molecule that associates with mouse pelle-like kinase). Bacterial member BP26, from Brucella, was shown to assemble into a channel-like structure, while YggE from E. coli has been associated with resistance to oxidative stress.), producing MRPRFISKALMQRLLAAVPFAFLSLACQAQSSLPTPPMRAAPCCPAAPSGIVHLEAVARSEVKPDRAVATLAAVRQGPDAAALNVEVARLLDAAVEAAHATAGVAVQTGGFQTTPRYRTVSGQSEQDGWTVRAQLILKSADFVALGHLLAQLAQTLQVDGTGTEISGDLQAREQTQLTKMAIAQFRARAQATAHEFGYRDYALRDVSIGNLQGLTPAPRPMFRALVSASPAEVPVPIEAGVYTLTVSVQGSVQLQR from the coding sequence ATGAGGCCGCGTTTTATTTCCAAAGCGTTGATGCAGCGGCTGCTTGCCGCTGTGCCGTTTGCGTTCCTGTCTTTGGCCTGCCAGGCCCAGTCATCATTGCCCACGCCGCCCATGCGGGCTGCACCGTGCTGCCCCGCGGCGCCATCAGGCATCGTGCACCTCGAAGCTGTGGCGCGCAGCGAAGTCAAGCCCGACCGCGCCGTGGCGACGCTGGCCGCCGTGCGCCAGGGTCCCGACGCTGCAGCCCTCAACGTCGAGGTCGCAAGGTTGCTGGATGCGGCTGTTGAGGCAGCGCATGCCACAGCGGGGGTGGCGGTCCAGACCGGAGGTTTTCAGACCACGCCGCGCTACCGGACGGTCTCCGGTCAAAGCGAACAGGACGGCTGGACGGTACGTGCCCAGTTGATCCTCAAATCGGCCGACTTTGTCGCGCTGGGTCACCTGCTCGCACAGCTCGCGCAGACCCTGCAAGTTGATGGCACTGGTACGGAGATCTCGGGCGATCTCCAGGCGCGTGAACAAACGCAGCTCACGAAAATGGCAATTGCACAGTTTCGTGCCCGAGCCCAAGCCACGGCGCACGAGTTTGGTTACCGGGACTACGCCCTGCGCGACGTCAGCATTGGGAACCTGCAAGGGCTAACTCCCGCGCCACGACCCATGTTTCGCGCCCTGGTCTCTGCCAGCCCTGCCGAGGTGCCTGTCCCCATTGAGGCTGGTGTGTACACGCTGACCGTGAGTGTGCAGGGCTCTGTGCAACTGCAGCGCTGA
- a CDS encoding Do family serine endopeptidase — MKSRKLWAALVAAGIIGSSGFMAYQFSYAGMPAHVEMNHKAVPLFNNPPAAAMQTAAVGGPNFSTIVKEFGSTVVHINVRGETKATSGADISQIPPQLRNSPFFQFFQQFQNQQPHQVPTEGLGSGFIISSDGLILTNAHVVKDAKSVTVTLTDHRTYKAKVLGYDTKTDIAVVKIPATNLPTVRVGNPATLQAGDWVLAIGSPYGFYNTVTAGIVSAKSRSLPDDDMVPFIQTDVAVNPGNSGGPLFDTKGEVVGINSQIFTQTGAFEGLSFAIPINVAEAVAKQIIQNGHVEHAKLGIAVQTVSQQLANSFGLQTPRGALVADVSKGSPAAKAGIKAGDIILSVNGEPVNDSADLPMMIGLMQPGQPVKLGVWSDHHESTVTARLGSFSNNMVLADASTSEGGHGLGLQVRPLKPTEEQQADVRHGLLVENVSGPAAQAGVQSGDILLAVDGKPVDNVEQVRSILKSSGKTVALLIQRGNNRIFVPVEMG, encoded by the coding sequence ATGAAATCCAGAAAACTTTGGGCAGCCCTGGTTGCGGCCGGCATCATCGGCTCCAGCGGCTTTATGGCCTACCAGTTCAGCTATGCCGGCATGCCAGCGCATGTGGAGATGAACCACAAGGCGGTGCCCCTGTTCAACAATCCTCCAGCTGCGGCGATGCAGACTGCCGCCGTGGGCGGGCCGAATTTTTCCACGATCGTGAAGGAATTCGGCTCGACGGTGGTGCACATCAATGTGCGCGGCGAAACCAAGGCCACATCGGGGGCCGACATTTCGCAAATACCGCCGCAATTGCGCAATTCCCCGTTTTTCCAGTTCTTTCAGCAGTTTCAGAACCAGCAGCCCCATCAAGTTCCCACCGAGGGTCTGGGCTCGGGCTTCATCATCAGCTCCGACGGGCTCATCCTCACCAACGCCCACGTTGTCAAGGATGCCAAGTCGGTGACGGTGACACTCACCGACCATCGGACCTACAAAGCCAAGGTCCTGGGCTATGACACCAAGACCGATATCGCCGTCGTGAAAATCCCCGCGACCAACCTGCCTACGGTGCGCGTGGGCAATCCGGCCACCCTGCAGGCCGGCGACTGGGTTCTCGCCATCGGTTCGCCCTACGGCTTTTACAACACGGTGACCGCAGGCATCGTGAGCGCGAAGAGCCGATCATTGCCCGACGATGACATGGTGCCGTTTATCCAGACCGACGTGGCGGTCAACCCTGGGAACTCCGGTGGCCCGCTTTTTGACACAAAGGGCGAGGTCGTGGGCATCAATTCGCAAATTTTCACGCAGACCGGAGCGTTCGAAGGCCTGTCGTTCGCCATTCCGATCAATGTGGCCGAAGCCGTGGCCAAGCAGATCATCCAGAACGGCCACGTCGAACATGCCAAGCTGGGCATCGCCGTGCAAACCGTGTCGCAGCAACTCGCCAATTCCTTTGGGCTCCAGACCCCGCGCGGGGCCTTGGTGGCCGATGTATCCAAGGGCAGCCCCGCTGCAAAGGCCGGCATCAAGGCCGGGGACATCATTCTCAGTGTGAATGGCGAACCGGTGAATGACTCGGCGGACCTGCCGATGATGATCGGACTGATGCAGCCCGGCCAACCCGTCAAGCTCGGCGTGTGGAGCGACCACCACGAGAGCACAGTCACAGCCAGGCTGGGCAGCTTCAGCAACAACATGGTGTTGGCCGACGCGAGCACCTCCGAAGGTGGCCATGGCCTGGGTCTACAGGTGCGTCCGCTCAAGCCGACCGAGGAACAGCAAGCTGATGTGCGTCATGGCCTGCTGGTCGAAAACGTATCGGGTCCAGCCGCACAGGCCGGTGTGCAATCCGGTGACATTCTGCTGGCAGTTGACGGCAAGCCTGTGGACAACGTGGAGCAGGTTCGCTCCATCCTCAAGAGTTCGGGCAAAACCGTCGCCTTGCTCATCCAGCGCGGCAACAACCGGATTTTTGTGCCCGTGGAAATGGGCTGA
- a CDS encoding DUF5666 domain-containing protein: protein MKTYRSLIGAALALCTLLLSILLTSCGGGGTFASSGGVGTGGTGISMGTVTGFGSVVVDGTSYNSATPNYFAGTDQSEAAQAPSTAVDLGDQLRVQLDSQGNPSTVIIEPQLMGAVANFDPSGSGFTVNGVAVRVNANPAAGPVTYYTGLSGYSGLSNGMQVGVHGSYGVDAGGQGYIQATRIEQLPATNPVVRVTGVVAKLNPATGTFQIGSTIVQVGASTAVEPSQASLANGQLVNVWSRAQPSGSVIAADLIRIRTLQGTTGAVQVGGLVSARSGASFQVDGIPVDASAASLASAVQGLTLGEYIVVQGQADGASGVVKARSIRSYAANPSQVELRGTITGFVSASSFLVRGVPVDASGQGVVFTGGSSASLSNGVFVDIVGNVASGGGNVVTASTVALQSNPGDGETVDYQGTVSNLNAAAAGTFTLTWQSEGAMHTSSVILAPNVVYSNGSASQLINGASVEIEATNTAGGLTAYSVSFSGLAASTANGGDGGSSSPTLEIKGTLFGLNATGFMVNNNVPIQIGSATIKPQGTALADGQSVEVSFTQPNGPGGGNLAQEISIEQ from the coding sequence GTGAAGACCTATAGATCTCTGATTGGGGCTGCACTCGCGCTGTGCACCCTGCTGCTGAGCATTTTGCTGACCTCCTGCGGCGGGGGTGGGACATTTGCGTCCAGCGGTGGTGTGGGCACGGGCGGAACCGGGATTTCCATGGGTACGGTGACCGGATTCGGGAGCGTGGTTGTCGATGGAACGTCCTACAACAGCGCCACGCCGAACTACTTTGCCGGTACAGACCAAAGCGAGGCGGCACAGGCGCCGTCGACAGCCGTGGACCTGGGCGACCAACTGCGGGTCCAACTCGACAGCCAGGGAAACCCCTCAACGGTGATAATCGAGCCCCAACTCATGGGGGCGGTTGCAAACTTTGATCCATCCGGCTCAGGTTTCACGGTCAATGGCGTTGCCGTACGGGTCAATGCGAATCCTGCGGCGGGCCCGGTGACGTACTACACGGGGTTATCCGGATATTCCGGATTGAGCAACGGCATGCAAGTTGGCGTGCACGGATCGTATGGAGTGGATGCTGGCGGACAGGGCTATATCCAGGCCACGCGCATTGAGCAGCTGCCAGCAACGAATCCAGTGGTGCGCGTCACCGGGGTGGTGGCCAAGCTCAATCCAGCAACAGGAACCTTCCAGATCGGTAGCACCATCGTGCAGGTTGGAGCGTCGACCGCGGTGGAGCCATCGCAGGCATCACTTGCCAACGGCCAGCTGGTGAATGTGTGGAGCCGCGCGCAACCATCGGGGAGCGTGATTGCAGCAGACCTCATTCGTATCCGCACCCTGCAAGGCACGACAGGAGCGGTGCAGGTGGGCGGGCTCGTTTCCGCGCGATCTGGAGCCAGCTTTCAGGTGGACGGCATTCCGGTGGATGCCAGCGCTGCATCCTTGGCGTCAGCTGTGCAAGGGCTGACGCTGGGTGAATATATCGTCGTGCAGGGGCAGGCCGACGGCGCAAGCGGCGTGGTCAAGGCCCGCAGCATTCGAAGCTACGCAGCCAATCCCTCGCAGGTGGAGTTGCGCGGCACGATCACGGGGTTTGTCAGCGCGAGCAGCTTCCTGGTTCGGGGCGTACCTGTCGATGCTTCCGGGCAGGGGGTTGTCTTTACCGGCGGGAGCTCCGCATCCTTGAGCAACGGTGTCTTTGTCGATATCGTCGGCAATGTCGCTAGCGGCGGTGGCAACGTGGTGACAGCCAGCACCGTAGCGCTGCAATCCAACCCCGGCGACGGCGAAACCGTGGATTACCAGGGTACGGTGAGCAACCTCAATGCGGCGGCAGCGGGGACATTTACGCTGACGTGGCAAAGCGAGGGCGCAATGCATACGTCGAGCGTCATTCTGGCGCCCAACGTGGTGTACAGCAATGGCTCAGCGTCGCAGCTGATCAATGGCGCAAGCGTGGAGATCGAAGCGACCAACACCGCTGGCGGGCTGACGGCCTACAGCGTGTCGTTTTCGGGGCTCGCCGCATCCACCGCAAATGGCGGAGACGGCGGATCTTCTTCGCCGACGTTGGAAATCAAGGGAACGCTCTTCGGCCTGAATGCGACGGGTTTCATGGTCAACAACAACGTGCCGATCCAGATTGGCAGCGCAACGATCAAGCCGCAGGGAACCGCATTGGCCGATGGCCAAAGCGTCGAAGTAAGTTTCACCCAACCGAATGGGCCGGGCGGCGGGAATCTGGCGCAGGAAATCAGCATCGAGCAGTGA
- a CDS encoding DUF6502 family protein — MPVVDTPAHPMPAADDALRALAPVMAPLVQLLLAAGIDYTRLAAELKPVFIEQARVELLRTGQRDTDSALSTLSGVHRKDVREWRENGLRGRIAQELSISSQVFARWVQDPLYRDRRKRPRPLPRLGPQPSFDTLARSVTRDVHPYSVLSDLLRLGLVQVQVVKGQEMVVPHRDGFVPPPGSREILELFSANLADHAWAAVGNLRGQGPRLEQSVFAEGITAESAEALGALARKLWADARSAMIAEATRRYDADLHRNDATCRIRFGTYFWSQNSAEDSTSTDTAAQGGHREDL; from the coding sequence TTGCCCGTTGTCGACACGCCCGCGCACCCGATGCCGGCGGCGGACGACGCGCTGCGCGCGCTGGCGCCGGTGATGGCGCCGCTGGTGCAGTTGCTGCTGGCTGCGGGCATCGACTACACGCGGCTGGCTGCCGAGCTCAAGCCGGTGTTCATCGAGCAGGCGCGTGTGGAGTTGCTGCGCACGGGACAAAGGGACACCGATTCGGCCCTCAGCACGCTCAGCGGCGTGCACCGCAAGGATGTGCGGGAGTGGCGCGAGAACGGCCTGCGGGGCCGCATCGCGCAGGAGCTGTCGATCAGCTCGCAGGTGTTCGCGCGCTGGGTGCAGGATCCGCTGTACCGCGACCGGCGCAAGCGGCCGCGCCCGCTGCCGCGGCTGGGGCCGCAGCCGTCGTTCGACACGCTGGCGCGCAGCGTCACGCGCGACGTGCACCCGTACAGCGTGCTGAGCGATCTGCTGCGGCTGGGGCTCGTGCAGGTGCAGGTGGTCAAGGGCCAGGAAATGGTCGTGCCGCATCGCGACGGTTTCGTGCCACCGCCGGGGTCGCGCGAGATTCTGGAGCTGTTCAGCGCCAATCTGGCGGACCACGCCTGGGCGGCGGTGGGCAACCTGCGGGGGCAGGGGCCGCGCCTGGAGCAAAGCGTGTTCGCCGAGGGCATCACGGCGGAGTCGGCCGAGGCGCTGGGTGCGCTGGCGCGCAAACTTTGGGCGGACGCGCGCAGCGCGATGATCGCCGAGGCCACCCGTCGCTACGATGCCGATCTCCACCGCAACGACGCCACCTGCCGCATCCGCTTTGGCACGTATTTCTGGTCCCAGAACTCCGCGGAAGACTCAACATCCACCGATACGGCGGCCCAGGGAGGACACCGTGAAGACCTATAG
- the ettA gene encoding energy-dependent translational throttle protein EttA — protein sequence MAQYVFTMNRVGKIVPPKRQILKDISLSFFPGAKIGVLGLNGSGKSTLLRIMAGVDKDFEGEAVPLAGTRIGYLPQEPQIDAGLTVRQAVEEGLGGVLAAKKRLDEVYAAYAEPEADFDKLAEEQAQLEAIIATGEGDNTDLQLEIAADALRLPPWDSLIGPLSGGEKRRVALCRLLLSKPDMLLLDEPTNHLDAESVDWLEQYLHRFPGTVVAVTHDRYFLDNAAEWILELDRGHGIPFKGNYTNWLEQKEARLEQEARSEAAHLKTMKQELEWVRQNPKGRQAKSKARMTRFEELASIEYQKRNETNEIFIPVADRLGNEVIELRNLRKTHGDRLLVDDLSFKVPAGAIVGVIGPNGAGKSTLFRMIAGQDKPDGGEIVVGPTVKLVYEDQSREALPGDKTVWEALSDGHDILTVGKFQIASRAYAGRFNFKGGDQQKLVGQLSGGERGRLHLAKTLVSGGNVLLLDEPSNDLDVETLRALEDALLEFAGSVMVSSHDRWFLDRIATHILAAEGDSQWTFFAGNYQEYEADKKKRLGEEGARPHRLRFKPLR from the coding sequence ATGGCGCAATACGTCTTCACAATGAACCGCGTCGGCAAGATCGTTCCGCCGAAGCGACAAATTCTCAAAGATATATCCCTATCTTTTTTCCCTGGTGCCAAGATCGGCGTCCTGGGCCTTAACGGGTCGGGCAAGTCCACCCTGCTGCGCATCATGGCTGGGGTGGACAAGGACTTCGAAGGCGAAGCCGTGCCGCTGGCCGGCACGCGCATTGGCTACCTCCCTCAAGAACCGCAGATCGACGCGGGGCTGACTGTGCGCCAGGCCGTCGAGGAAGGGCTTGGCGGTGTGCTCGCCGCCAAGAAGCGGCTGGACGAGGTGTACGCGGCCTATGCTGAACCCGAGGCGGACTTCGACAAGCTGGCCGAGGAGCAAGCGCAACTGGAGGCCATCATTGCCACTGGTGAGGGCGACAATACCGACCTGCAGCTGGAGATCGCCGCCGATGCACTGCGCCTTCCACCCTGGGATTCCCTGATTGGGCCCCTGTCAGGTGGCGAGAAGCGCCGCGTCGCGCTGTGCCGCCTGCTGCTGTCGAAGCCCGACATGCTCTTGCTCGACGAACCGACAAACCACCTCGACGCCGAGAGCGTGGATTGGCTTGAGCAGTATCTGCACCGCTTTCCGGGAACGGTCGTGGCGGTCACGCACGACCGTTACTTCCTCGACAACGCAGCGGAGTGGATTCTGGAACTCGACCGGGGCCATGGCATCCCATTCAAGGGTAATTACACCAATTGGCTTGAGCAGAAAGAGGCCCGCCTGGAACAGGAAGCGCGCAGCGAAGCGGCCCATCTCAAGACCATGAAGCAGGAACTGGAGTGGGTGCGGCAAAACCCCAAGGGCCGCCAAGCCAAGAGCAAGGCGCGCATGACACGCTTTGAAGAGCTGGCTAGCATCGAATACCAGAAGCGCAATGAAACCAATGAGATCTTCATTCCCGTCGCTGACCGTCTGGGCAATGAGGTGATCGAGCTTCGTAACTTGCGCAAGACCCACGGCGACCGCCTGCTCGTCGACGATCTCAGCTTCAAGGTTCCGGCCGGTGCGATCGTCGGCGTGATCGGGCCGAATGGGGCAGGAAAATCCACGCTCTTTCGCATGATTGCCGGCCAGGACAAACCGGATGGCGGGGAAATCGTCGTGGGCCCCACGGTGAAGCTCGTCTATGAGGATCAAAGCCGCGAGGCGCTACCCGGCGATAAGACAGTTTGGGAAGCCTTGTCGGACGGGCACGACATCCTCACGGTGGGCAAATTCCAGATCGCGTCGCGCGCATACGCAGGACGATTCAATTTCAAGGGTGGTGACCAGCAAAAGTTGGTTGGCCAACTCTCGGGGGGTGAGCGCGGGCGCCTGCATTTGGCCAAAACCCTGGTGTCTGGAGGGAACGTTCTTCTCCTAGATGAGCCCTCCAACGACCTCGATGTGGAAACCTTGCGCGCCCTCGAAGACGCACTTCTGGAGTTCGCCGGAAGCGTCATGGTGAGTAGCCACGACCGTTGGTTCTTGGATCGCATCGCCACCCACATCCTGGCTGCCGAGGGCGATTCGCAGTGGACATTCTTTGCCGGCAACTACCAGGAATATGAAGCCGATAAGAAGAAGCGTCTGGGCGAGGAAGGCGCACGACCCCACCGCCTGCGCTTCAAACCCCTGCGCTGA